The Dyadobacter sp. 676 DNA window ATCTCGTAAAACCAGTTCTGTTTTTTCTGTGCGTAACCCTGAATGATTTGCAGGAACCCGGCACTGGTTTTCTCCCGGATTTGCGCGAGTTTAGCCAGAATGTCGGGATATTGGGTGGCAACGAGGATATCGTTGCGTACGTCGTCATTGTAAGGTGCAATGGCTTTGAGGAGGCTTTGGTCAGTAACTATATTTTGTTGCGCGTTATCAACCATTTGGTCGTCCTGGCCGTAACCGGTAAGGCTGGTGGCGGAGAGCAGAATAGTGGCAAACAAATGAAGCGGTTTCATGGTATGATACTGTTAAAATTGAATGGCTTCCGAACTTTGATGATACCAAGGTATCGGTCGATTCTGTTGAAAAATTGAAGATCCGGCCATTTTGAAAATAAATTTCCCGCATAATTTTCCGGACCCACCACATTCCCCCAAACCGAAACCGTGAATACGAAAATGCCTGCGGGAAATATCTTTTAAATTATCCCTGCTGCTGAACAGGGAAACTTTTCATCAGCTTTTTAACACCCTTGTTAATCTGCTTTTCAAGCCGGTTCGGATTGCTCACATCACCCGAAATCGCCTTTTGCCAGATTATATCCCCGCTTTTGGTGTCCACCACGTCGAGGACCAGCGTACCGTCGGTGCTGGTCGTGGAATAGGGGTAGCCGCCATATCCGCCGAAGCCATAGTAGGGGAGTCCCCAGCCAAACCGGCTCCAGCCCATCATCATGGGATAGGGTGGTCCTCCGTAATAGTTTCTGCGCACGCGTTGCGTATACGTATGAAATTGCAGGAGCAAATCGGGGTGTTGGGTATTGCGCGTCAGGCCCCGGCTTTCCAATGCCTTATCGAAGGCTGCCTGAATGTGATGGCGTGCCAATGAGCTGGCATACATCGGGTTCTGGTTAGTTTTCATGTCTGGTACAATCCAGTTGTAGGTCAATGCCTTGCCGGAAGCATTTCCCGGCTGTTGGGGACTTTGTGCGAACACCGCGGCGCTCAGCACAGTCAGCATTCCCAACAAGATAAGTTTCCTTTTCATTTTAAAAGGGTCGTTTGAAGGGTTTTCCGGGTTCCGAGCCCGGAAAACCGGGGTTACATTACAGTCCGATTGCGAAGTACCGGGTTTCCTCGTTGCCGGGATAAACCCCTTCGATCATCACTCCGCCTTTTTTGCCTTGCAGCATTTTCACGGCCTCCCGGGCATTGGCAACCGGTGTTTTATCGATTTTGGTAATTACGAAACCCTCCTCCATGTCGGTATTCTGACGGATCTTGCCGGCATTGATCTGCGCCACCTGTACGCCGGAACCGATTCCATACTCTTTTTTCTGCTGATTGGTCAGGTCTTTCAGTTCGATACCGAGCTGCTCCATCACGGCCGGGGAAGGGCGTTCGACGGCGGAAGGTTCCGAGATGCCTTTCAACGTCACGGTGATCGCTTTTTCGACCCCGTCGCGGTTCACATTCATGGTTACTTTGTCGGAAGGCTTGTGCTGGGCGATGGCTTCCTGCAATTGCGGCACGCTGGTAATGTCGTGGCCGTCGATTTTGGTGATCACATCCCCGATTTTGATGCCTGCCTCCCTGGCCGCACTTTCATCGGCGAAGTTCTCGACACGGACGCCTTCATCGACTTTCAGGTCAAACGATTTGACTTTTGCCGCATCCACCTCGCTGATTCCCACGCCCAGGTACCCGCGTTGTACAGATCCGAATTTGGATATGTCTTCCACCACTTTATGGGCAATGCTGGAAGGGACCGCGAACGAATAACCCGCAAATGAGCCCGTTTGGCTTGCTATGGCGGTGTTGATGCCGATCAGGTTGCCGTTCAGGTCCACCAGCGCACCGCCCGAGTTGCCGGGGTTCACGGCCGCGTCGGTCTGGATGAACGATTCGATCGGCGCCTTGGCATTTTCGCCGAGAATATTGATGTTTCGGCCTTTGGCGCTGACGATACCGGCAGTTACGGTCGAAGTGAGGTTGTACGGGTTACCCACCGCGAGCACCCACTGGCCTACCTGCACGTTTTCGGAGTTGCCGAACGACAGCGACGGAAGGTTCTTCGCGTCGATTTTAATCAGCGCAATATCGGTGTTCGGGTCGCTGCCGATTACTTCGGCCTTGTAGGTGTGCTTGTCGGCCAGGGTTACTTCGAGTGTTTCGGCACCCTGGATCACGTGGTTGTTGGTTACAATATATCCATCGGGATTGATGATTACCCCCGAGCCTGTGGCTTGCGGTTTTTCCATTTTACCGTCCGGGGCCTGCTGGCCGAACGGATTGCGATCACCGAAGAAGTCCCTGAACTCCTCGGGTATGTCCATCTGACTAACCGTGCGCTCCGGTTTCAGCGTCGACTTGATGTGTACGACCGCCGCAGTGGCTTTTTTGGACGCAAACGAAAAGTCGGCGGGGATCATGGCAGCGGGTGCGCCGGCGCCCGGCGTAGCCGCTTTGCCGTCGAGCCGTGCAGGCCTTACAAATGGGGTGGCATTGTTGACCCAGGTAGAAATAGTGTCGGGTTTGCCGAAATGTTCGTAGGTAGCATAGGAGGTACCGCCTAACAGCGCGGATGCGAGGGCTATTGCGGTAATTTTTCTAAAATTTCTGGATGTTGACATAGCTATTAAATTGATTAAGTGTATTCAAATTTCAATAGCAATCCTGTCGTAATCCTGTGGACATTCTGAAGACATTTTGTAGTTGGCCTTGTTTTTCCGGAATCATAAAAAAGGAGGAATCAAAGACCCTCCCTTTATGCACTACCAGCCATGAAAATCCTTGTATTCTGCTACCAGTCCACCGTCAGAATGTGCCACGGACCGTCTGTTTTGTAAGTAAGCGTTTGTCCGTTCACCTGGCAGATCGTTTTTGCCAATGCCAATCCCAGTCCTAAAGATGCCGAATGCGTACCCTCTTTACGAAACCGTTCGAAAAGCAGCTCCGGATCGATGTGGATCGGCGTGCCCGTATTTCGGACGATCAGTTTGCCCGCCGTAAGCGTGACTTCAATAGTACCGCCCTGAATATTGTAACGGATCGCGTTCGTCAGCAGGTTATTCACCAGTACTTCGGCCAATGCCGGGTGCATGACCGGGCCTGTCGCTTCCGCGCTGGTTTTTACGGTAATTCCCCGCTGCTCGATCAGATCTTCCAGGTCGCGGAGTTTCCGGTTGATAATCGGCGCCAGATCGATCGGCTCGGTTCCGGCCAGAAACTGCCGGTTTTCAATTTTTGTCAATAGTAGCAATGCCTGGTTGAGCCTGGCGAGCCGGTTTGCCGCTTCGCTGATCTCCGAAAGCGCAACCAGCTGGGATTCTTTCAGGCTTTCGTCCTGAAACAGCCCCTCGATTTTGGACAAAATCACCGCGAGCGGCGTCTGGATTTCATGCGACGCGTTTTCGGTAAATTCTTTCAGGTTCTGGTAAGTGGCCGCCAGCCGGTCGGTAAATTGT harbors:
- a CDS encoding HAMP domain-containing sensor histidine kinase, yielding MKLLERILKYQIITSLCVLTLGAILFYFSVNYLINQEVNKELMHSRTKVSWQLRHIDELPVYILQLGDSLQLEPVRSPGHTVLVERKLFNQFENEYQPYRQLIFYERVEGTWYRVTISKLLAQRRQLLEAVVMTVTFIVALLLISLLILNSWLSRRLWRPFYKTLRALDSYQLEKHEVLTFSRQHTIEFEQLNQSVTQFTDRLAATYQNLKEFTENASHEIQTPLAVILSKIEGLFQDESLKESQLVALSEISEAANRLARLNQALLLLTKIENRQFLAGTEPIDLAPIINRKLRDLEDLIEQRGITVKTSAEATGPVMHPALAEVLVNNLLTNAIRYNIQGGTIEVTLTAGKLIVRNTGTPIHIDPELLFERFRKEGTHSASLGLGLALAKTICQVNGQTLTYKTDGPWHILTVDW
- a CDS encoding Do family serine endopeptidase is translated as MSTSRNFRKITAIALASALLGGTSYATYEHFGKPDTISTWVNNATPFVRPARLDGKAATPGAGAPAAMIPADFSFASKKATAAVVHIKSTLKPERTVSQMDIPEEFRDFFGDRNPFGQQAPDGKMEKPQATGSGVIINPDGYIVTNNHVIQGAETLEVTLADKHTYKAEVIGSDPNTDIALIKIDAKNLPSLSFGNSENVQVGQWVLAVGNPYNLTSTVTAGIVSAKGRNINILGENAKAPIESFIQTDAAVNPGNSGGALVDLNGNLIGINTAIASQTGSFAGYSFAVPSSIAHKVVEDISKFGSVQRGYLGVGISEVDAAKVKSFDLKVDEGVRVENFADESAAREAGIKIGDVITKIDGHDITSVPQLQEAIAQHKPSDKVTMNVNRDGVEKAITVTLKGISEPSAVERPSPAVMEQLGIELKDLTNQQKKEYGIGSGVQVAQINAGKIRQNTDMEEGFVITKIDKTPVANAREAVKMLQGKKGGVMIEGVYPGNEETRYFAIGL
- a CDS encoding DUF4136 domain-containing protein → MKRKLILLGMLTVLSAAVFAQSPQQPGNASGKALTYNWIVPDMKTNQNPMYASSLARHHIQAAFDKALESRGLTRNTQHPDLLLQFHTYTQRVRRNYYGGPPYPMMMGWSRFGWGLPYYGFGGYGGYPYSTTSTDGTLVLDVVDTKSGDIIWQKAISGDVSNPNRLEKQINKGVKKLMKSFPVQQQG